A section of the Bacteroidota bacterium genome encodes:
- the lgt gene encoding prolipoprotein diacylglyceryl transferase, with translation MIIDFVTWNVSPEIFSIGSLHIRWYGLLFASAFVAGYLIFTHMFKKEGVPMELLDKLTLYMVLGTIIGARLGHCFFYEPEYYLRNPIEILKTWHGGLASHGAAIGILLALYLFCRKSKKSYFWILDRIVIVVALAGLFIRTGNLMNSEIYGVQTNLPWGFVFVRAGEVLPKHPTQLYEGLSYFFIFGLLYYLYEKKISKLKGGTLFSLFLILVFVARFLIEFVKEDQESFESTMSLNMGQLLSIPFVLAGVLILVWLYVIKKDKGPSHENNLPKK, from the coding sequence ATGATAATAGATTTTGTTACCTGGAATGTTTCTCCCGAAATATTCAGTATTGGTTCCCTTCATATTCGCTGGTACGGGTTATTGTTCGCTTCTGCTTTTGTGGCGGGTTATCTGATTTTTACCCACATGTTTAAAAAAGAAGGGGTGCCCATGGAATTGCTCGACAAGTTGACTTTGTACATGGTGTTGGGGACCATCATCGGTGCCAGGCTCGGACATTGTTTTTTCTATGAACCTGAATATTATCTCCGTAATCCTATAGAAATCCTGAAAACCTGGCATGGAGGACTGGCCAGTCACGGGGCAGCCATTGGTATACTGTTGGCTCTTTATCTTTTCTGCAGAAAAAGCAAGAAATCCTATTTCTGGATCCTAGACCGCATTGTTATTGTGGTGGCCTTAGCCGGGCTTTTTATCCGTACCGGAAACCTGATGAATTCTGAAATTTATGGGGTACAGACCAATCTTCCCTGGGGATTCGTTTTTGTCAGGGCTGGGGAAGTGTTGCCTAAACATCCTACCCAATTATATGAAGGCCTTTCTTATTTTTTCATTTTTGGCCTTTTGTATTATCTGTACGAGAAAAAAATCAGCAAATTAAAGGGAGGCACTTTATTTAGTTTGTTCCTTATTCTGGTGTTCGTTGCCAGGTTCCTGATTGAATTTGTGAAAGAAGACCAGGAGTCTTTTGAAAGTACAATGTCATTGAATATGGGCCAGTTGCTGAGTATCCCTTTTGTTCTGGCCGGTGTTTTGATTCTTGTATGGCTTTACGTTATCAAAAAAGATAAGGGACCTAGTCATGAAAACAATCTGCCAAAGAAATAA